The following coding sequences are from one Rutidosis leptorrhynchoides isolate AG116_Rl617_1_P2 chromosome 11, CSIRO_AGI_Rlap_v1, whole genome shotgun sequence window:
- the LOC139874603 gene encoding uncharacterized protein, with amino-acid sequence MTSMGFGNKWITACLKSASVSILVNGSPTNEFMVEVRKDKIGITHLQYADDTMFFVSWNKRNVKNLMKILKCFELASGLHVNFQKSTIYGVGVSNEVVQSIAQRFNCQVCNLPFTYLGIPIGSSMKKFEDWKPIIERFNNRLSDWKARAISFGGRELERVRKNFFWGGGTFDRKVAWVKWVNVCLPFEKGGLNIGSLDSKNLALLGKWRWHFHVESNSLWTKVIKSLYGLNGGFNVDSSRQLFPHCGTWQDIIFAAVALTSGDGALHLMRNSLVPKKLKSSYGEQDFEREELDKRGLDLHSVLCPLCNDVVESEEHSLILCKYAMEVWNRVFANGGISRMWQVLA; translated from the exons atgacGAGTATGGGTTTTGGCAATAAATGGATTACTGCTTGTCTTAAATCAGCTTCTGTGTCAATTTTGGTTAATGGTTCACCTACAAATGAATTCAT GGTGGAGGTCAGGAAGGACAAGATTGGCATCACCCATTTACAATACGCGGATGATACAATGTTTTTCGTGAGTTGGAACAAGAGAAATGTTAAAAACTTGATGAAAATCTTAAAGTGTTTTGAACTTGCATCGGGTCTTCATGTGAACTTTCAAAAAAGTACGATTTATGGTGTGGGGGTTTCAAATGAGGTAGTCCAATCTATTGCTCAACGTTTTAATTGTCAAGTTTGTAACCTCCCTTTTACTTACCTTGGGATACCAATAGGCTCAAGTATGAAGAAGTTTGAGGATTGGAAGCCGATTATAGAAAGGTTCAACAATAGACTTTCGGATTGGAAAGCTAGAGCGATATCATTTGGTGGAAG AGAATTAGAGCGTGTGAGAAAAAATTTCTTTTGGGGTGGGGGTACTTTCGATAGGAAAGTTGCATGGGTCAAGTGGGTTAATGTGTGTCTTCCTTTTGAAAAGGGAGGTCTAAATATTGGATCTCTCGATTCAAAAAATCTTGCTTTATTAGGGAAATGGAGATGGCATTTTCACGTCGAGTCCAACTCATTATGGACCAAAGTTATCAAGAGCTTATATGGTTTGAATGGGGGATTCAATGTTGATTCGTCCCGTCAACTTTTCCCTCATTGTGGTACTTGGCAAGATATCATTTTTGCAG CAGTGGCGCTGACAAGTGGAGATGGAGCATTGCACCtaatg CGAAATTCCCTAGTTCCAAAAAAATTAAAATCTTCATATGGAGAGCAAGACTTCGAACGTGAAGAATTAGATAAACGTGGGTTGGACCTTCACTCGGTCCTGTGTCCACTATGCAACGATGTAGTGGAGTCGGAGGAACATTCATTAATCTTGTGTAAATATGCAATGGAAGTTTGGAATAGAGTTTTTGCAAATGGTGGGATTTCTCGCATGTGGCAAGTCTTGGCATAA